The Peptococcaceae bacterium genome has a segment encoding these proteins:
- a CDS encoding Lrp/AsnC family transcriptional regulator, whose amino-acid sequence MDKIDLKIIQLLKANGRMTCSEISKKVLLSVPAVAERIRKLEEEKIIRQFTVRLNRKKLDLNLLAFVLVSLDKSEYAGGFRETVAKSDWILECHNIAGEYDYLLKVVAENTEKLEIYISQILKKTAGVAKTNTIVVLSTLKEEM is encoded by the coding sequence ATGGATAAGATCGACCTGAAAATTATACAGCTCTTAAAAGCAAACGGCAGGATGACCTGTTCGGAAATCAGCAAAAAGGTTCTCCTTTCGGTCCCGGCGGTGGCGGAGAGAATTCGCAAGCTGGAAGAAGAAAAAATAATCAGGCAGTTCACTGTCCGGTTGAACAGGAAAAAGCTGGACCTTAACCTTTTGGCTTTTGTCCTGGTTTCTCTTGATAAATCCGAATACGCCGGTGGTTTCAGGGAAACTGTGGCCAAAAGCGATTGGATCTTGGAATGCCACAATATTGCGGGAGAATACGATTACCTGTTGAAAGTGGTCGCGGAGAACACGGAAAAGCTGGAGATATACATTTCGCAGATCCTGAAGAAAACGGCCGGTGTAGCCAAAACCAATACGATTGTCGTACTTTCTACTCTAAAGGAAGAAATGTAG